A stretch of the Dichotomicrobium thermohalophilum genome encodes the following:
- a CDS encoding geranylgeranyl diphosphate reductase: MSECQTFDVVVVGGGPAGATAANDLARDGYSVALIDRGGRIKPCGGAIPPKLLRDFAIPEHLMVARATTARMVAPSKKAVDMDIGGFVGMVDREEFDEWLRDRAARNGATRFTGSFKQITREGDGYATVHFAPKGALNDARETVRARLVIGADGARSAVAKQEVTGGENNKCVFAYHEIVRSPANGENFDGSRCDVYYQGEVSPDFYGWIFPHGKCTSVGVGSAQKGFSLRGATASLRQKSGLEGVETIRCEGAPIPLQPLKRWDNGQDVLLVGDAAGVVAPASGEGIFYAMTCGRRAAETAGVFVRTGDARVLRQARKRFMKEHGMVFRILGIMQHFWYRDDGRRERFVNICADRDVQRLTWQAYMNKKLVRANPIAHVRIFFKDMAHLLRIVNP, encoded by the coding sequence ATGTCAGAGTGTCAGACTTTCGACGTTGTTGTGGTTGGTGGCGGTCCGGCGGGCGCGACGGCGGCCAATGATCTGGCCCGTGATGGGTACAGCGTGGCTCTGATCGACCGGGGCGGGCGCATCAAACCGTGTGGCGGGGCGATCCCGCCCAAGCTGCTGCGCGATTTCGCCATTCCCGAGCATCTGATGGTCGCGCGTGCGACGACCGCGCGCATGGTGGCGCCGTCAAAGAAGGCGGTGGACATGGACATCGGCGGCTTCGTCGGCATGGTTGACCGCGAGGAGTTCGACGAGTGGCTGCGCGACCGCGCCGCGCGCAACGGTGCCACGCGCTTTACTGGCAGCTTCAAGCAGATCACGCGGGAGGGCGACGGCTACGCCACGGTGCATTTCGCGCCAAAGGGGGCGCTGAACGACGCGCGGGAGACGGTGCGCGCCCGGCTGGTCATCGGCGCGGACGGTGCGCGCTCGGCGGTCGCCAAGCAGGAAGTTACGGGCGGCGAAAACAATAAGTGTGTCTTTGCCTATCACGAGATCGTCCGCTCGCCCGCGAACGGCGAGAACTTCGATGGCAGCCGCTGCGACGTCTATTACCAGGGTGAGGTTTCGCCGGACTTCTACGGCTGGATTTTCCCCCATGGCAAATGCACAAGCGTCGGCGTGGGCAGCGCGCAGAAGGGCTTTTCCTTGCGCGGGGCCACGGCTTCGCTGCGCCAGAAGTCGGGGCTGGAAGGCGTCGAAACGATCCGCTGCGAAGGCGCGCCAATCCCGCTCCAGCCCCTGAAACGGTGGGATAATGGCCAGGACGTGTTGCTGGTCGGCGATGCGGCGGGCGTGGTCGCACCCGCGTCAGGGGAGGGCATTTTCTACGCCATGACCTGCGGCCGCCGCGCGGCGGAGACGGCCGGCGTATTCGTGCGCACGGGCGATGCCAGGGTCCTGCGCCAGGCGCGCAAACGCTTCATGAAGGAGCACGGCATGGTGTTTCGGATTCTCGGCATCATGCAGCACTTCTGGTACCGCGATGACGGACGGCGGGAGCGCTTCGTCAACATCTGCGCGGATCGCGACGTGCAGCGCCTGACCTGGCAGGCCTACATGAACAAGAAGCTGGTGCGGGCGAACCCGATTGCGCATGTGCGCATCTTCTTCAAGGACATGGCGCACCTGTTGCGGATCGTGAATCCATGA
- a CDS encoding BCD family MFS transporter, protein MTAKPLSWFEIVRLGLVQTALGAIVVLTTSTLNRVMVVELQFAAMLPGALVALHYAIQLLRPRWGYGSDAGGRRTPWIIGGMAILALGGLGAAASTALMAVSPTLGIVCSVIAFTAIGVGVGAAGTSLLVLLATRTASGRRPAAASLVWIMMIAGFVVTAGIAGSFLDPYSHERLVAVAAGVCATAFFLTILAVWGVERAPSASEPTETGQSESKPPFMQALKEVWGEPTARRFTVFVFVSMLAYSAQDLILEPFAGLVFDFTPGQSTQLSGVQHAGVLVGMLLIGVGATLIGHRDAASMRQWTVAGCIASAAALIGLSVGAFVGASWPLWSNVFALGLANGIFAVAAISAMMAHASSGREKREGVRMGLWGAAQAIAFGLGGFLGTAAVDLARSIFDTSITAYATVFTVEGVLFLIAAVLSLRVAWAARSNRDSEPSGPPLHAFAAGEGYLADASGR, encoded by the coding sequence ATGACCGCGAAACCGCTGAGTTGGTTCGAGATCGTTCGGCTGGGTCTCGTGCAGACCGCGCTCGGAGCGATCGTGGTGCTGACGACATCAACGCTCAACCGCGTCATGGTGGTGGAGCTTCAGTTCGCGGCCATGCTGCCCGGCGCCCTCGTCGCGTTGCATTACGCCATTCAGCTGCTGCGCCCGCGCTGGGGCTACGGTTCGGATGCTGGCGGGCGGCGTACGCCCTGGATCATTGGCGGGATGGCCATTCTCGCCCTCGGAGGATTGGGGGCCGCTGCATCGACCGCGCTGATGGCTGTCTCGCCGACGCTCGGGATTGTCTGTTCCGTCATCGCTTTCACCGCGATCGGCGTGGGCGTCGGCGCGGCCGGTACTTCGCTGCTCGTCCTGCTGGCGACGCGAACCGCGTCGGGTCGTCGGCCGGCGGCCGCCTCGCTGGTCTGGATCATGATGATCGCCGGTTTTGTCGTAACGGCGGGGATCGCCGGCAGCTTCCTCGATCCCTATTCGCATGAGCGCCTGGTCGCCGTGGCGGCGGGCGTGTGCGCGACGGCTTTCTTCCTCACCATCCTCGCTGTCTGGGGCGTGGAGCGGGCACCGTCCGCGTCAGAGCCAACCGAAACCGGACAATCCGAATCGAAACCGCCCTTCATGCAGGCCCTCAAGGAGGTCTGGGGCGAACCGACCGCGCGGCGCTTCACCGTCTTCGTCTTCGTATCCATGCTGGCTTACAGCGCGCAGGACCTGATCCTGGAACCGTTCGCGGGCCTCGTCTTCGACTTCACGCCGGGGCAATCGACCCAGCTTTCGGGCGTCCAGCACGCGGGCGTGCTCGTAGGGATGCTGCTCATCGGCGTGGGCGCGACGCTCATTGGCCACCGCGATGCTGCCAGCATGCGCCAGTGGACGGTTGCCGGCTGCATCGCGTCGGCCGCGGCGCTCATCGGCCTGTCGGTCGGCGCGTTCGTCGGCGCGTCTTGGCCGCTGTGGAGCAACGTCTTCGCGCTTGGCCTGGCCAACGGCATCTTCGCCGTTGCGGCGATCAGCGCGATGATGGCGCATGCCAGTTCCGGGCGCGAAAAGCGCGAGGGCGTGCGCATGGGCCTGTGGGGCGCGGCGCAGGCGATCGCCTTCGGCCTGGGCGGCTTCCTTGGCACGGCCGCTGTCGATCTGGCGCGCAGCATCTTCGACACCTCCATCACGGCGTACGCCACGGTCTTCACGGTTGAAGGCGTCCTCTTCCTGATCGCCGCGGTACTCTCCCTGCGGGTCGCCTGGGCGGCCCGGAGCAACCGCGACAGCGAACCCTCCGGCCCGCCCCTGCATGCCTTCGCCGCAGGGGAAGGCTACCTCGCAGACGCAAGCGGAAGGTGA
- a CDS encoding penicillin-binding protein 1A, with the protein MPFNLSVQPPRRPKRRKSIMLRLFGFMFTAGVIVFLAASAIAAYILWQFSQDLPDYEALANYEPKVMTRLHANDGRLIAEYAREERLYVPVETVPDVAIHAFLSAEDKNFFEHGGIDIPAIMRAVVTNIRNYMNNRRLVGASTITQQVAKNFLLSNERSLERKIKEAMLAIRMERAFDKGKILELYLNEIYFGMGSYGIAAASLNYFGKELHELQVHEAAYLAALPKAPNNYHPFRDTERAIARRNWVIDQMRENGYISAEQAEAAKARGLEVNPRPFRGNVFAGEYFAEEVRRTLVARYGEEGLYGGGLSVRTTLDPELQVLARKALREGLVAYDRRHGYRGPVDTMDPSGDWGRKLAEKDVLGDIEPWRMAVVLEVTDDQAVAGLRPRRTKTGELEEKRRTVTVPFSEIEWAREQVMRNQVPTRGPKVSSAKDVLSVGDVVYLAPPRVTGESADAEENLAEVKEIAGFRVRPGAEDGWRLMQVPEVGGALTVMDPHTGRVLAHVGGFSFDKSQFDRGIQALRQPGSAFKPFVYAAALDNGYTPSSIVLDAPIAIEQPGEQGLWRPKNYGDKFYGPSTLRLGVEKSRNLMTVRLAQDVGMPIIREYARRFGIYDDLMPVLSMALGAGETSLMRMVAGYSMLVNGGNKITPTMIDRIQNRYGETIWRHDQRDCIGCQAEAWLGQQEPELIDNRERVIDAMTAYQMVSILEGVVKRGTGYRAKKIGKPVAGKTGTTNDEKDAWFIGFTPDLAAGVFVGFDTPRPMGRGETGGGVASPIFTDFMQMALKDKPAVPFRAPEGIKLIRVNAKTGLRAQPDDENVIMEAFKPGNEPPDPFSYVGYPSAFAPGAEGEGARPEAGGLY; encoded by the coding sequence ATGCCTTTTAACCTGAGCGTTCAGCCGCCGCGGCGGCCCAAGCGACGCAAGAGCATCATGCTGCGTCTGTTCGGCTTCATGTTCACCGCCGGGGTCATCGTCTTCCTGGCCGCCTCCGCCATCGCGGCATACATCCTCTGGCAGTTCTCCCAGGATCTGCCCGACTACGAGGCGCTCGCCAATTATGAGCCGAAAGTGATGACCCGGCTGCACGCCAATGACGGCCGGCTGATCGCCGAGTACGCGCGCGAGGAGCGGCTCTATGTGCCAGTCGAGACCGTCCCGGATGTGGCCATCCACGCCTTTCTCTCGGCCGAGGACAAGAATTTCTTCGAGCATGGCGGCATCGACATCCCGGCGATCATGCGTGCGGTCGTCACGAACATCCGGAACTACATGAACAACCGCCGCCTCGTCGGCGCTTCGACGATCACGCAGCAGGTCGCCAAGAACTTCCTGCTCAGCAACGAGCGCAGCCTGGAGCGGAAGATCAAGGAGGCGATGCTCGCCATCCGTATGGAGCGCGCCTTCGACAAGGGCAAGATCCTCGAACTCTACCTCAACGAGATCTATTTCGGCATGGGCTCCTACGGCATCGCTGCCGCCTCTCTCAACTATTTCGGCAAGGAGTTGCACGAGCTTCAGGTTCACGAGGCGGCCTATCTCGCCGCCTTGCCGAAAGCGCCGAACAACTATCACCCGTTTCGTGACACGGAGCGCGCGATCGCGCGGCGTAACTGGGTGATCGACCAGATGCGCGAGAACGGCTACATCAGCGCCGAGCAGGCCGAGGCGGCGAAGGCACGCGGGTTGGAGGTGAACCCAAGGCCATTCCGCGGAAACGTCTTCGCCGGCGAGTATTTCGCCGAAGAGGTGCGGCGCACGCTGGTGGCGCGCTACGGCGAGGAAGGCCTGTACGGCGGCGGCCTGTCGGTGCGCACCACCCTCGACCCGGAACTGCAGGTCCTGGCGCGCAAGGCCCTGCGCGAGGGGCTCGTCGCCTATGATCGCCGGCACGGTTATCGCGGACCTGTCGACACCATGGACCCATCCGGCGACTGGGGCAGGAAGCTGGCCGAGAAGGATGTGCTCGGCGATATCGAGCCCTGGCGGATGGCCGTCGTGCTTGAGGTCACGGACGACCAGGCCGTGGCAGGCCTGCGCCCACGCCGTACCAAGACGGGCGAACTGGAAGAAAAGCGCCGCACGGTGACCGTCCCGTTCTCGGAGATCGAATGGGCGCGTGAGCAGGTCATGAGGAACCAGGTCCCCACGCGCGGGCCAAAGGTCAGCTCGGCCAAGGACGTCCTGAGCGTTGGCGATGTTGTTTACCTGGCGCCCCCAAGAGTTACTGGGGAAAGTGCAGACGCAGAGGAGAACCTCGCCGAGGTCAAGGAAATCGCCGGCTTTCGCGTCCGCCCCGGGGCCGAGGATGGCTGGCGGCTGATGCAGGTGCCGGAGGTCGGCGGCGCGCTCACGGTCATGGACCCGCACACCGGGCGCGTGCTCGCCCATGTGGGCGGCTTCAGCTTTGACAAGAGCCAGTTCGACCGCGGCATCCAGGCGCTGCGTCAGCCCGGCTCGGCCTTCAAGCCGTTCGTCTATGCCGCCGCGCTCGACAATGGTTACACGCCCTCCAGCATCGTGCTGGATGCTCCCATTGCGATCGAGCAGCCGGGTGAACAGGGGCTGTGGCGACCGAAGAACTATGGCGACAAGTTTTATGGTCCGTCGACGCTACGGCTCGGCGTCGAGAAGTCGCGCAATCTCATGACCGTGCGGCTGGCGCAGGATGTCGGCATGCCGATCATTCGCGAATACGCGCGGCGTTTTGGCATCTATGACGACCTGATGCCGGTGCTGTCGATGGCGCTGGGCGCGGGCGAGACCAGCCTCATGCGCATGGTTGCCGGATACAGCATGCTTGTGAATGGCGGCAACAAGATCACGCCGACCATGATCGACCGCATCCAGAACCGCTATGGCGAGACGATCTGGCGTCATGACCAGCGCGACTGCATCGGCTGTCAGGCGGAAGCCTGGCTGGGACAGCAGGAGCCCGAACTGATTGACAACCGCGAGCGCGTGATCGACGCCATGACTGCTTATCAGATGGTCTCGATCCTTGAAGGCGTTGTGAAGCGCGGGACGGGGTACCGCGCCAAGAAGATCGGCAAGCCGGTGGCCGGTAAGACGGGCACGACCAACGACGAAAAGGACGCCTGGTTCATCGGCTTCACGCCCGACCTCGCGGCTGGCGTCTTCGTCGGCTTCGATACGCCCCGCCCGATGGGGCGCGGCGAGACAGGCGGTGGCGTCGCCTCGCCCATCTTCACCGACTTCATGCAGATGGCTCTGAAGGACAAGCCGGCAGTGCCGTTCCGCGCGCCGGAGGGCATCAAGCTGATCCGCGTGAACGCCAAGACGGGTCTGCGTGCGCAGCCGGACGACGAGAATGTCATCATGGAGGCGTTCAAGCCGGGCAACGAGCCGCCGGACCCCTTCTCCTATGTCGGCTATCCGAGTGCCTTCGCGCCGGGTGCCGAGGGCGAAGGTGCACGTCCTGAGGCTGGCGGGCTGTACTGA
- the prfB gene encoding peptide chain release factor 2 (programmed frameshift), whose protein sequence is MRAEAQAVVDDIRESLALIRRHLDWDAAQERLNELNAEVENPELWNDAERAQKIMRERQTLESALNTYASLEQRLRDNIELIEMAEAEGEDEVISDAQAALETLRQDVQKQEVEALLSGEADANDCYVEIHSGAGGTESQDWAQMLMRMYMRWAESRGYKVEVVEYQDGEEAGIKSATLQVQGHNAYGWLKTESGVHRLVRISPFDSNARRHTSFASVWTYPVIDDNIEIEVNESDCRIDTYRASGAGGQHVNTTDSAVRITHQPTGIVVQCQNERSQHKNRAAAWAMLRSRLYEMELQKREEAAHAESASKTDIGWGHQIRSYVLQPYQLVKDLRTGLENTNPSAVLDGEITPFIEAALAQRVKGGAEAETAEAE, encoded by the exons ATGCGTGCGGAAGCGCAAGCCGTTGTCGACGATATCCGCGAGTCGCTCGCCCTGATACGGAGGCATCTT GACTGGGATGCTGCCCAGGAACGCCTGAACGAGCTGAACGCGGAGGTCGAGAACCCCGAGTTGTGGAACGACGCCGAGCGCGCGCAGAAGATCATGCGCGAGCGCCAGACCCTTGAGTCCGCGCTCAACACTTACGCCTCACTCGAACAGCGCCTCAGGGACAATATCGAACTGATAGAGATGGCCGAGGCCGAAGGCGAGGACGAGGTCATCTCCGATGCGCAAGCCGCGCTGGAAACCCTGCGCCAGGACGTGCAGAAGCAGGAGGTCGAGGCCCTGCTCTCCGGCGAGGCCGACGCCAATGACTGCTACGTCGAAATCCATTCCGGGGCCGGCGGCACGGAAAGCCAGGACTGGGCGCAGATGCTGATGCGCATGTACATGCGCTGGGCCGAAAGCCGCGGCTACAAGGTGGAAGTGGTCGAATATCAAGACGGCGAGGAAGCCGGCATCAAGTCCGCGACGCTGCAGGTCCAGGGTCACAACGCCTATGGCTGGTTGAAAACCGAGTCCGGCGTCCACCGGCTGGTCCGCATTTCACCGTTCGATTCGAATGCGCGCCGGCACACCAGCTTTGCATCGGTATGGACCTACCCCGTGATCGATGACAACATCGAGATCGAGGTCAACGAGAGCGACTGCCGTATCGACACCTATCGCGCCAGCGGCGCCGGAGGCCAGCACGTCAACACGACGGACAGCGCGGTGCGCATCACCCACCAGCCGACCGGCATTGTCGTCCAGTGCCAGAACGAACGCTCGCAGCACAAGAACCGCGCTGCCGCCTGGGCGATGTTGCGCTCGCGGCTCTACGAGATGGAGTTGCAAAAGCGGGAGGAAGCCGCCCATGCCGAATCCGCGTCGAAAACCGATATCGGCTGGGGGCACCAGATCCGCTCCTACGTGCTGCAACCCTATCAGCTCGTGAAGGATTTGCGCACGGGGCTGGAGAATACCAATCCGTCAGCGGTGCTGGATGGCGAGATCACACCTTTCATCGAGGCGGCGCTCGCACAGCGCGTGAAGGGCGGCGCGGAAGCCGAGACCGCGGAGGCGGAATAA
- the chlG gene encoding chlorophyll synthase ChlG, translated as MSGSVNSKVAPRPAQRPAPAAVLELLKPITWFAPMWAFGCGVVSSGAADWASLPVIAAGVVLAGPLVCGTSQAVNDWFDRHVDAINEPDRPIPSGRIPGMWGLYIAIAGTLISLAVAAALGPWVFAAAVAGLSLAWAYSMPPLRLKQNGWWGNAAVALSYEGLAWFTGAAVLTAVLPDWKIVMLAGLYSFGAHGIMTLNDFKAIEGDREMGVRSLPVQLGADRAAKLACVVMALPQVVVIGLLFAWGTPYHAAGVTALLIVQFFLMRRLLRDPRKNAPWYNATGTTLYVLGMLISAFAVGAVLMEQA; from the coding sequence GGAGCTGTTGAAGCCCATCACATGGTTCGCGCCGATGTGGGCGTTCGGCTGTGGCGTCGTTTCGTCCGGCGCTGCGGATTGGGCGAGCCTGCCGGTGATTGCGGCTGGCGTCGTACTTGCGGGGCCGCTTGTCTGTGGCACCAGCCAGGCGGTCAATGACTGGTTCGACCGGCATGTCGACGCCATCAACGAGCCGGACCGACCGATCCCGTCGGGCCGCATCCCCGGCATGTGGGGGCTGTACATCGCTATTGCCGGCACGTTGATTTCGCTTGCTGTCGCCGCTGCGCTCGGCCCTTGGGTATTCGCGGCCGCCGTTGCCGGCTTGAGCCTCGCCTGGGCCTACAGCATGCCGCCGCTTCGTCTGAAGCAGAACGGCTGGTGGGGCAACGCTGCCGTGGCGCTTTCTTATGAAGGCCTTGCCTGGTTCACCGGCGCGGCGGTGCTGACAGCGGTGCTGCCGGACTGGAAGATCGTCATGCTTGCCGGGCTCTACAGCTTCGGGGCGCACGGGATCATGACCCTGAACGATTTCAAGGCTATAGAAGGCGACCGCGAGATGGGCGTGCGCTCGCTCCCCGTCCAGCTTGGCGCAGACCGCGCGGCAAAGCTCGCCTGCGTGGTCATGGCTCTGCCGCAGGTCGTCGTCATTGGCCTGCTGTTCGCCTGGGGCACGCCTTATCACGCCGCAGGCGTCACCGCGCTACTCATTGTCCAGTTCTTCCTGATGCGCCGCCTGCTGCGCGACCCGCGCAAGAATGCCCCGTGGTACAACGCGACGGGAACGACGCTTTACGTACTCGGCATGTTGATCAGCGCCTTCGCCGTGGGCGCCGTCCTGATGGAGCAAGCATGA
- a CDS encoding TspO/MBR family protein: MTDRATRMSALWTQVLAAGAAAVVVAVLGSTMTDIGPWYQSLEKPSFQPPDWAFGPAWTIIFALAALAGVTAWRAADGVSREWIIGLFALNGTLNVLWTVLFFRLQRPDWALIEVVFLWLSVLALLVYLGRFSKLAGALIVPYLLWVAFAGVVNYQIVQLNGPF, encoded by the coding sequence ATGACGGATCGTGCGACGCGGATGTCCGCGCTGTGGACGCAGGTGCTGGCGGCGGGGGCGGCGGCCGTGGTCGTGGCTGTGCTCGGCAGTACAATGACCGACATCGGGCCGTGGTATCAGAGCCTTGAGAAGCCTTCCTTCCAGCCGCCTGACTGGGCCTTCGGCCCCGCGTGGACGATCATCTTCGCGCTTGCCGCGCTGGCGGGCGTGACGGCGTGGCGCGCGGCTGATGGCGTGAGTCGGGAATGGATCATCGGCCTGTTCGCGCTGAACGGCACGCTGAACGTGCTCTGGACGGTGCTGTTTTTCCGGCTGCAGCGGCCGGACTGGGCGCTGATCGAGGTGGTCTTCCTATGGTTGTCGGTGCTCGCGTTGCTTGTCTACCTCGGCCGGTTTTCGAAGCTCGCGGGCGCGCTGATCGTACCGTATCTGCTCTGGGTCGCGTTCGCCGGTGTGGTGAACTACCAGATCGTCCAGCTGAACGGGCCATTCTGA
- a CDS encoding N-acetylmuramoyl-L-alanine amidase — MRRFGLRAANIAPIRALQQLSGTCLAALVLFSCLAAGALADPVAKDARVGGDLRKTRFVADLSKPVDFRVFTLANPYRVVVDLPEVNFQMPPKLGTEGRGLISAFRYGLFSPGKSRIVIDVVKPVAVEKAFVQEAANGNPARLVIDLAAITSKEFAKRTGEMTIVGEPPQQRQQRSQPDPFDKTERDQRKAKPVVVLDPGHGGVDPGAIGKGGTMEKEVVLAFARTFKKKLDAIGKFDVFLTREDDIFIPLAERVDIAHHHNADLFISIHADALADRYAKLVRGATIYTLSEEASDEQARLLAAKENSADLIAGMQLDEAQDEVSMILLDLMRRETKNYSIAFGRTMLTKLKGHMVLNKKPMRSADFRVLRAPDIPSVLLELGYLTNPKDEKLLKSAEWRGQVAERMARAVEAFFSQREVRLPY, encoded by the coding sequence ATGAGGCGGTTCGGCCTGAGAGCAGCAAACATCGCACCAATCCGGGCTTTGCAGCAGCTTTCCGGCACCTGTCTTGCGGCACTGGTGCTGTTCAGTTGCCTTGCCGCCGGGGCGCTTGCCGACCCGGTCGCCAAGGATGCCCGCGTGGGCGGCGACCTGCGCAAGACGCGCTTCGTGGCCGACCTGTCCAAGCCGGTGGATTTCCGCGTTTTCACGCTGGCCAATCCGTACCGCGTGGTCGTCGATCTGCCGGAAGTCAACTTCCAGATGCCGCCAAAGCTCGGCACCGAGGGCCGCGGCCTCATCAGCGCGTTTCGCTACGGCCTGTTCAGTCCAGGCAAATCCCGAATTGTCATAGATGTGGTGAAGCCCGTCGCGGTTGAGAAGGCTTTTGTTCAAGAGGCCGCCAACGGGAACCCGGCGCGGCTGGTCATCGACCTCGCCGCCATCACCTCAAAGGAATTCGCCAAGCGGACCGGCGAAATGACCATCGTCGGCGAGCCGCCCCAGCAACGCCAGCAGCGCAGTCAACCCGATCCGTTTGACAAGACCGAACGCGACCAGCGCAAAGCAAAACCCGTCGTCGTCCTCGACCCCGGTCATGGCGGCGTCGACCCCGGGGCGATCGGCAAGGGCGGAACGATGGAAAAAGAGGTGGTGCTCGCCTTTGCCCGCACTTTCAAAAAGAAACTCGATGCCATCGGCAAGTTCGACGTGTTCCTGACCCGCGAAGATGACATCTTCATTCCGCTGGCCGAGCGCGTGGACATCGCGCATCACCATAATGCCGACCTGTTCATCTCGATCCATGCAGACGCGCTGGCCGACCGCTACGCCAAACTCGTGCGCGGCGCGACAATCTACACGTTGTCCGAAGAAGCCTCCGACGAACAGGCGCGGCTCCTGGCGGCGAAGGAAAACAGCGCCGACCTCATCGCCGGCATGCAGCTTGACGAGGCCCAGGACGAGGTCAGCATGATCCTGCTCGACCTGATGCGGCGGGAGACCAAGAACTATTCAATCGCCTTCGGCCGCACAATGTTGACAAAATTGAAGGGCCATATGGTTCTCAACAAGAAGCCGATGCGATCCGCGGATTTCCGCGTCTTGCGCGCGCCCGACATCCCCTCGGTGCTGCTTGAATTGGGCTACTTGACCAATCCGAAGGATGAAAAACTGCTGAAATCAGCCGAATGGCGCGGACAAGTTGCCGAGCGGATGGCGCGCGCGGTCGAAGCGTTCTTCAGCCAGCGTGAGGTACGCCTACCCTATTAG